A single Inediibacterium massiliense DNA region contains:
- the leuS gene encoding leucine--tRNA ligase, protein MTKYNFKEIEKKWQIHWDENKVFQTNENEKEKYYALEMFPYPSGKLHMGHVRNYSIGDVVARFKKMKGYNVLHPMGWDAFGLPAENAAIKHGIHPNEWTWKNLEEMREQLKQLGLSYDWDREVTTCHPDYYKWTQWIFLQFYKHGLAYKKQYPVNWCPSCETVLANEQVVGGKCERCDSVVGKKDLDQWYFKITDYADRLLKDIDKLEGWPEKVKLMQKNWIGKSIGAEVDFSIDGHDEKLKVFTTRPDTIYGVTYMVLAPEHPYVSQFTKGTQYEEEVIKFKEKLQHLSEIERTSTNVEKEGLFIGKYAINPVSEKKIPIYIANYVLMDYGTGAVMAVPAHDERDFEFAKKYDLPIIPVIKGKDEEIQELKEAYTHEGVMINSELFNGLNNKEALVKISEYLEEKGLGKKTINFRLRDWLLSRQRYWGTPIPIVYCEECGVVPVPEKDLPVMLPTDVVFSGKGESPLTTSKEFVYTECPKCGKRARRETDTMDTFVDSSWYFLRYTDAKNQEEIFKKDNAKYWMGVDQYIGGVEHAILHLLYARFFTKVLYDLGYSPIEEPFDNLLTQGMVLKEGTKMSKSKGNVVSPEEIIKTYGADTARLFILFAAPPERDLEWSDTGVEGCFRFLNRVWRVVDELKDFIGTEKEIGSLKEEDKNLEYMIHTTIKRVTEDIEERFNFNTAISAIMELVNEIYKYKELGESCNKPLLRQGLETIIILLSPFAPHMTEELWQNIGNNVSVHEQMWPTYDVGATLKDQVEMVIQINGKVRDKIEVSSNATKEELEKEALSNEKISALIEGKTLIKVIVVPKKLVNIVIK, encoded by the coding sequence ATGACAAAATATAATTTTAAAGAAATTGAGAAAAAATGGCAGATTCATTGGGACGAAAATAAAGTATTTCAAACCAATGAAAATGAAAAAGAAAAATATTATGCATTAGAGATGTTTCCATATCCATCAGGAAAACTTCATATGGGACATGTAAGAAATTATTCTATTGGAGATGTAGTAGCTAGATTTAAAAAAATGAAAGGATATAATGTGCTACATCCTATGGGATGGGATGCATTTGGACTTCCAGCTGAAAATGCTGCTATTAAACATGGTATTCATCCAAATGAATGGACATGGAAAAATCTTGAAGAGATGCGTGAGCAATTAAAACAACTAGGTCTTAGTTATGATTGGGATCGAGAAGTGACAACTTGTCATCCAGATTATTATAAATGGACACAGTGGATTTTCTTACAATTTTATAAGCATGGTTTAGCATATAAAAAACAATATCCAGTAAATTGGTGTCCTTCCTGTGAAACAGTTTTAGCAAATGAACAAGTAGTTGGAGGAAAATGTGAACGTTGTGATAGTGTAGTAGGAAAAAAAGATTTAGATCAATGGTATTTTAAAATTACAGATTATGCAGATCGTTTGTTAAAAGATATAGACAAATTAGAAGGTTGGCCAGAAAAAGTAAAATTGATGCAAAAAAATTGGATTGGGAAAAGTATAGGAGCAGAAGTAGACTTTTCTATTGATGGACATGATGAAAAATTAAAAGTTTTTACAACTAGACCAGATACTATTTATGGTGTAACTTATATGGTATTAGCCCCTGAGCATCCATATGTGTCTCAATTTACAAAAGGAACTCAATATGAAGAAGAAGTTATAAAGTTTAAAGAAAAACTTCAACATTTATCAGAAATTGAAAGAACATCTACTAATGTAGAAAAAGAAGGACTATTCATAGGAAAATATGCTATTAATCCTGTAAGTGAAAAGAAAATCCCTATTTATATTGCAAATTATGTATTAATGGATTATGGAACAGGAGCAGTTATGGCAGTACCTGCTCATGATGAAAGAGACTTTGAATTTGCAAAAAAATATGATCTTCCTATTATTCCTGTTATAAAGGGAAAAGATGAAGAAATACAAGAGCTAAAAGAAGCTTACACTCATGAAGGTGTTATGATCAATTCAGAATTATTTAATGGACTAAATAATAAAGAGGCTCTTGTAAAAATTTCTGAATATCTTGAAGAAAAAGGGTTAGGCAAAAAAACTATTAACTTTAGATTAAGAGATTGGTTACTTTCAAGACAAAGATATTGGGGAACACCTATTCCTATAGTGTATTGTGAAGAATGTGGAGTTGTACCTGTGCCGGAGAAAGATTTACCAGTGATGCTTCCAACAGATGTAGTTTTCTCTGGAAAAGGAGAATCTCCTCTTACAACAAGTAAAGAGTTTGTTTATACAGAATGCCCAAAATGTGGTAAAAGAGCAAGAAGAGAAACAGATACAATGGATACTTTTGTAGATTCTTCTTGGTATTTCTTAAGATATACAGATGCAAAAAACCAAGAAGAAATATTTAAAAAAGACAATGCAAAATATTGGATGGGAGTAGATCAATATATTGGTGGAGTAGAACATGCTATACTGCATCTATTATATGCTAGATTTTTTACAAAGGTACTTTATGATTTAGGATATTCTCCTATAGAAGAACCATTTGACAATCTTTTGACACAAGGAATGGTATTAAAAGAAGGAACAAAGATGTCAAAATCTAAAGGAAATGTAGTCAGTCCGGAGGAAATTATAAAAACATATGGAGCGGATACAGCAAGATTATTTATTTTATTTGCAGCTCCACCAGAGAGAGATCTTGAATGGAGTGATACAGGAGTTGAAGGATGCTTTAGATTTTTAAATAGAGTGTGGAGAGTAGTAGATGAATTAAAAGATTTTATTGGAACTGAAAAAGAAATAGGTTCTTTAAAGGAAGAAGATAAAAATTTAGAATATATGATTCATACAACGATTAAGAGGGTTACAGAGGATATTGAAGAAAGATTTAACTTTAATACAGCTATTAGTGCTATAATGGAGTTAGTAAATGAAATTTATAAATATAAAGAGCTAGGAGAAAGTTGCAATAAGCCTCTATTAAGACAAGGACTAGAAACTATTATTATTCTATTATCTCCTTTTGCACCTCATATGACAGAAGAATTATGGCAAAATATAGGAAATAACGTTAGTGTCCATGAACAAATGTGGCCAACTTATGATGTAGGGGCTACTTTAAAAGACCAAGTAGAAATGGTTATTCAAATCAATGGAAAAGTTCGTGATAAAATAGAAGTTTCATCTAATGCTACAAAAGAAGAATTAGAAAAAGAAGCACTTTCAAATGAAAAAATTAGTGCATTGATAGAAGGAAAAACATTGATAAAGGTAATTGTAGTTCCTAAAAAATTAGTCAATATTGTAATTAAATAA
- the rsfS gene encoding ribosome silencing factor, protein MNTSRKIACGIAKYIDEKKGQDIRILDIKNISSFADYFVIAHGTSTRQVKAIADEIQDQLDKKGILLDHKEGYQEGRWILLDYIQVVVHIFIEEERSFYDIERVWRDAIVVDIDNL, encoded by the coding sequence ATGAACACATCTAGAAAAATTGCTTGTGGTATTGCCAAATATATAGATGAGAAAAAAGGTCAAGATATTCGCATATTAGATATAAAAAATATTTCTAGTTTTGCAGATTATTTTGTCATTGCTCATGGAACTTCCACAAGACAAGTAAAAGCTATAGCAGATGAAATACAAGATCAATTAGATAAAAAAGGAATCCTCCTTGATCATAAAGAAGGATATCAAGAAGGTAGATGGATTTTATTAGATTATATTCAAGTAGTAGTACATATTTTTATAGAGGAAGAGAGAAGCTTTTATGATATAGAGAGAGTATGGAGAGATGCTATTGTAGTAGATATTGACAATCTATGA
- a CDS encoding calcium/sodium antiporter has translation MENLMIYGLFLIGLIMIIKGGDLFVDAAVEIAMATGIPPILIGATLVSLATTLPEFFVSTIATLKGHPEMAVGNAIGSTICNIGFILGICACISPISIRRRFFSIKGFLMIVSLGCFYFFAIDKVVLKTEGFMLLLLLILYIIINILEVNYKGSKTSKDLRKHIHKKNIFFNGIKFILGGFLVVLGARLLVDNGVEMAKIFHIPEQIISLTLIALGTSLPELVTSVTATLKGHEGISVGNIVGANVLNITMVLGTSCMIPKNGLYLSTRDITFLNQSLLHVPQTLVFDIPFALLLMSILVLCGTMKKQIDRKHGMLLFTIYVVYIGLLGAISF, from the coding sequence ATGGAAAACTTAATGATTTATGGATTGTTTCTAATAGGCTTAATCATGATTATCAAAGGAGGAGATTTATTTGTAGATGCAGCAGTAGAGATTGCTATGGCAACAGGGATACCTCCTATTTTAATAGGAGCAACTTTGGTGAGCTTGGCTACTACTCTACCAGAATTTTTTGTCTCTACTATTGCAACACTGAAAGGACATCCAGAAATGGCTGTAGGGAATGCTATAGGTTCTACCATCTGTAATATAGGCTTTATATTAGGAATTTGTGCATGCATTTCTCCCATCTCTATAAGACGAAGGTTTTTTAGTATAAAAGGATTTTTGATGATTGTTTCTTTAGGATGTTTTTATTTCTTTGCAATAGATAAAGTGGTTTTAAAAACTGAAGGATTCATGTTGCTATTATTATTAATTCTCTATATTATAATCAATATATTAGAAGTAAATTATAAAGGGTCTAAAACTTCAAAGGATTTACGTAAGCATATTCATAAGAAAAATATATTTTTTAATGGGATAAAATTTATTTTAGGTGGTTTTTTAGTTGTATTAGGGGCAAGACTATTAGTAGACAATGGAGTAGAAATGGCAAAGATTTTTCATATTCCAGAACAAATCATAAGTCTTACATTGATTGCTTTAGGGACTTCTTTACCAGAATTGGTTACATCAGTTACTGCAACACTAAAGGGGCATGAAGGGATATCTGTGGGAAATATAGTAGGTGCAAATGTGTTAAACATCACTATGGTGTTAGGAACTTCTTGTATGATCCCTAAAAATGGATTATACTTATCTACTAGAGATATAACTTTTTTAAATCAAAGTCTTTTACATGTTCCTCAAACTTTAGTGTTTGATATTCCATTTGCTCTTCTTTTAATGAGTATATTGGTATTATGTGGGACAATGAAGAAACAGATTGATAGAAAGCATGGAATGTTGTTATTTACAATATACGTAGTGTATATAGGATTATTGGGCGCAATTTCTTTTTAA
- a CDS encoding RidA family protein yields the protein MEKSMIHTNNAPEAIGPYSQAVKVGNFVFTSGQLPVDPKTGELIRGDIQKATRQSLENVAAILKEAGTSMDNVVKTTVFIKDMNEFSKVNEVYGQYFLNDKPARSCIEVARLPKDADVEIEVVAFIQ from the coding sequence ATGGAAAAATCTATGATTCATACGAATAACGCTCCAGAGGCAATAGGACCTTATTCACAAGCAGTAAAGGTAGGAAATTTTGTATTTACATCAGGACAGCTTCCTGTAGACCCTAAAACAGGAGAATTGATAAGGGGAGACATTCAAAAGGCTACAAGACAATCCCTTGAAAATGTAGCAGCTATTTTAAAAGAAGCAGGTACAAGTATGGACAATGTTGTAAAAACTACTGTGTTTATTAAAGATATGAATGAGTTTTCAAAAGTCAATGAAGTATATGGACAGTATTTTTTAAATGATAAGCCAGCTAGATCTTGTATAGAAGTAGCAAGACTTCCAAAAGATGCAGACGTTGAAATAGAAGTTGTAGCTTTCATCCAATAA